From the Paenibacillus sp. R14(2021) genome, the window TAATAACTTTCCATGCTTGGTACGTGCTGTATTCCGACCTGGAACACTGGCATATTTGATCAGATCCCGGTGATAATATAACGAAATGCTTCCTTCCAGCGTTTACACATTCGCCAATTTCAGCTATAGTGTTAACAGATTTCCAATTCCCATAATCCGTAAATGAGGTGCCTTTACCATTGAATCAGAAATTGTTTTTCACCTTGCTCATCGCTTTATTCGTACTCAGCGGGATTAGCCATTATGCTCATTTCGGGACGATGATCGAATTCATTGTTTCGGCTGCCGCAATCCTCTTCGTAGCCGGCTTTCTCGGAAAAGCAACCGAGAGCGTCTCCCATTATGCCGGACAGCGCCTTGGCGGGTTTCTGAACGCGACCTTCGGCAACGCTGCCGAGCTGATCATCGCAATTTTCCTTGTGCGTGAAGGTCTCTTCGATATGGTAAAAGCAAGCATCACAGGCTCTATTATCGGCAACCTGCTTCTCGTCCTTGGAGCAAGCGTATTTCTCGGCGGGCTGAAATTCAAGGAACAGCGGTTCAACGTACAGCTGGCGAGCCACAATTCGTCACTAATGATTCTAGCCGTTATCGCACTCGGCATTCCGGCAATCTTCATTTCTACCCAGCATTTCTCACCGCATAAGTCGGAGCTGCTTAGCTTGACGATCGCCGTTATCCTAATCATCGCTTATATACTATGGCTTGTGTTCTCCATGATTACGCACAAGGACATGCTCGCGGACGTAGAAGAAACAACGCCTGATCATGGTGAAGAAGCTTCCTGGACCAAATCAACATCCATCTTGTTCCTGCTGCTTGCGACTGTCATGACCGCATTCGTCAGCGAATGGCTGGTCAGCACTTTACATACGTTCACAGCGAAATTCGGCTTCTCCGAAGTCTTTATCGGCGCCTTCCTGATTGCCATCGTCGGTAACGCCGCCGAGCACAGCGCAGCCGTCATTCTCGCGATGAAGAACAAAATCGGCGCAGCTGTGGAAATCGCAGTCGGAAGCAGCCTGCAGATCGCGCTGTTCGTAGCTCCGGTCCTGATTCTCATCAGTACGCTCTTCGGTGAAACCATGGATATTATCTTCACGCCGATCGAGCTGGCAGCCATTGCGGTTTCTGTCTTCATCGCCAAGTCCATCTCCAAAGACGGATCGACGAACTGGTACGAGGGCGCATTGCTCATCATCGTGTACATTATTCTCGGCATTTCGTTCTACCTCGTATAATGGTTACACCGCATAACGAAGAAGACGCTCCCACCTGGAGCGTCTTCTTCGTTATGTAAGAATCCAAAAAAAAAGCAGCTGCGTGATCGGCTGCCACTACATGCTACTTCTCCAAAGCTTCGTACAGCTGAGCCAAATTGCGTTCCAATTTGCTGATAATTTCTTTTCCAGCAAGCTCCGATACAAGTCCTGCACGAATCGCAAAATCGATTTCTCTGGAAAAGCCATATATTTGAGTATCCAGCACTTCTTCGTAGAGCGGACATTGTCTCGTCGTCAAGTTTTCCATTTGTACTTCGATTAACTTCTCGATTTTATTAGCATCCTCGTGAAGGAGATTGAGCGCTTTTTGATGCAAATGAATAAGAACATCGGATGAAGACATCGTACTCCTCCTTGTACATAAGCAGTTCGTCTTTATATTCTTTATATTAGACGAAATCAACCGAATGTACAAGGCTTAAACAAGAAGCGCCTCACCGAATGTTCGGTGAAGCGCTTCCTAAATCAATTAAAAAAAACTATTCGACCACTTGGACGTTTAGATTGTGTTTAGCGAATACGTCAGCCATGGCTGTTTTCGCTTCATCTGCATCCGGACCGTGTACGTGAAGCTCGTAGGAATGTCCGCCGACCAATGTTGTGAAAAGGCCGAGTATGCTTTTGACGTCAATATATTTATTCTCGGCTTGAAGAACGATGGACGACCGGAATTTGTTGGCCGTTTGGGAAATATCTACGATTGCCGCATTATTGGACATGGGAATCCCTCCATTATTTAGTTTGTGCTAGCTGTCATCATCATAACCCGATTTTCTTATTCATACAAGTGTCTTTTATTTCAAATTTTCGGGATTTAACCCTTCTAATTCGGGAATGACGAACCGACCGTCTTTTCGGATCAATACGTCGTCAAAATATACCTCGCCGCCGCCGTATTCCGGTCGTTGAATGAGCACGAGATCCCAGTGAACCGCCGATCTATTGCCGTTATCCGTTATCTCGTAAGCCTGCCCGGGCGTAAAGTGGAGACTGCCCGCGATCTTCTCATCGAATAACGTATCTTTCATCGGATGAAGGATGTACGGGTTGAAGCCCAGGCTGAATTCACCGATATAACGAGCGCCTTCGTCCGTATCCAAAATTTCGTTCAGCTTCTCGGTGTTGCTGCTGGTTGCCTCAACGATCTTGCCGTCTTGGAACGTGAACGTAATATTCTCGAATGTGACGCCGGAGTACACGGAAGGCGTGTTGTAAGCGATCGTGCCCTGAACGGAATTCCGGATCGGGCAGGTGTACACCTCGCCGTCAGGAATATTTCGCTCGCCTGAGCATTTGCTTGCCCCGATTCCCCTGATCGAGAACGTCAAATCCGTACCCGGAGCGGTGATGCGTACGCGGTCCGTTCGCTTCATGAGCGCTTCGAGGGGATCCATCGCTTTATCCATCTTGGCATAATCCAAATTGCATACGTCGAAGTAGAAATCTTCGAACGCCTCCGTGCTCATACTCGCAAGCTGTGCCATGGAATCGTTCGGATAGCGAAGGACGACCCATTTGGTATGCTTGACTCGCTGTTCGGAATGGATCGGATGGCGGTACAGCTTGTCATATAGCTTCATCTTGTCACTCGGGACATCCGCAAGCGCATTGATGTTTTCTCCCGAACGAATCGCTATGTAGCCCTGCATTGCCTGCATCCTCTTCAAATCAAATGAGGCCCACAGCTCGATTTGCTCCTCGGTCGCATTCATCAGCATGGCGCGCAGCACAGAACGATCGCTTGTTTCCACGAAAGGGCGTCCGCCGGCCTTGGCAACCTCTTCAACCAGGCATTTCGCAAGCTCCCGCTCCGAGCCGATCATATCGATAAGAACATTTTCCCCGGGTTGTACGTTGATGGAATAACTCACTAAATTCGCTGCAAGCTTCTGCATGCGTGGATCGCGCATAGTCATACCTCCAAAAAAAATTCGTTTCGTTCTCGTCCATCCTATCATGTTTCACGCGCTGCTGCACGACGGCTATAAATTGCCGCCGTCCGTCCGTTTGAAGGACAGCTTCGTCCGGTGTGATTCCTCGGCGCGCTGTCCTCTTGACGTAAAGTGAAGCAGCGTGTACTCCTCCATAGCAAGCGGCAGCAGCTTCTTACGGTCGATCACAAGCCGATAGGTCGTTTGTACGGTCAAGGTCGATAGCATCGCATTCAGCTCCTCCTTGGATTTCGCGAGTTCTTGCCGCCACGCTTTATCGAGCGATGACGAGCCCTGCGTCTCTGCTTTGACGGCTTGTTTGCTCTGCAGCTTGACGTTTAATTGACCCGGCGTCGTGTTCTCCAGTCGGTCAAATTCGCCGCGAAGCTTATTCGCCCACATGTTTGCAGCTTGCTTCGGGTCGGCGGTGATTCGCAGCACAGCCGTACGACCGCCTGACTTATCAGCCTCCAGCTCTGTTTTCAATGCTGTCGATTCTACCTGGCTCAGCAGCTTAAGCGGATGAAGCCCTTGCGCCAACACCCCTGCATCACTCGCTCTAAGCTGTACATCATCGTGATTCTCGACCGTCCCTTGAAACGTAGTCGCTATGCCCTCGCCGCCTGCACCCATCCCAATGCCTGTCTCACCTGTGAAGGTATACCGGTCCACGCTAGAGAGACCCGATACGCTGAGCGCAAGCAGCTCATGCGGCGACCTATTGTCCGATGCCGAGCCGCAGCTTGCAGACAGTACGCCTAGACAGCAGATCATGATGACTCCCCTTGATTTCATATTCGTATCATCCTCCTGTTCTTCTCCCCATTCAGCTAGCGTCTGTTAGAGCGCCGCCCTTTATGTACCAGCGGCAACAAAAAAAACGACAGCACGTTCGTGCCGTCGTTCCCGCATGTCTTCTATCCGATAAATATACGGTTGCGTCCATTCTTCTTCGCCTCGTACAAAGCCATATCTGCCCTGTAAAATAACGACTCGACGCTGATTTTTTCTTCTTCAAACGTCCATTCCGACAGTCCGCAGGAGACCGTTACCGCCGGATCGGTAAGTTCTTCAACCATGCTTCGTATCCGTTCCGCAATCCGATACGCTTGTGCAGAACGAATATGAGGCAAATAAATCGCCAGCTCCTCGCCGCCCCATCTGGCCGCAATATCGGAATCCCGAATACTGGAACGGATCACGTCGCTCACAATGATTAAAATGCTGTCGCCGATCAAATGCCCGTACGTATCATTAATGCGCTTGAAGTGATCGATATCCACCAAGACAAGCGAGCCGCACGGATCCTTCCGCTGACGCGACTGAATTTGCTCGTTAAGGTAATGGCGGGCATGCAGTCCGGTTAGATTGTCAGTAATGACCATCCGGCGTACTTCGGCATGCAGCGATGCATTGGATATGGCAAGTCCGATATGCGTGGACAGCACCTGGAGCAGCTTGAAATTCTCGTAGGAGAAGAAATTCGGGCTTCTGTGCGATACCATAATGACGCCGATTACTGACGTTCCCGACATCACCGGCGCGGCGATCAGCGACCTCGCGCCTGTACCGTCCATCAGGCTGGAATCCACCGCGCGGGTGGCCCAGTAATCCGATATAATCAAGGGCTCCTTCGAACTGTAGACCATGCCGCAGAACCCGTATTCCGTCGAATAAATCTCATTCGCCGCGGCCGGCACGTTGCTCGCCACGATCTGAAAATTGCTGTTATCCTTGCTGAGCTGCAGCAGATTGCAGTAATCAGCTTTAAAAATATTGAGCAGCTCGCTCATCGCAAATTCGAACACTTCATTCAAACGCAGCGATTGATTCAGCCGCTTCGTCAGCTCGTTAATGAGCTGCAGCTCGGTAATCAGCAAATTGGACTGCTCGAACAGCTTCGCATTCTCGAAGGCGGAGCCTGCCGTATCTGACAGCATCCCGAGCGACCGCAGCTCGGAATCCTCCCAATGCTCGTTGTTGATCGTCATGCTGAGCACGCCATATACCGCTTGTTTACCGCTCATCGGAATCGACAGCTTCGTTATTCCAGCTTCATCTGCATTTACAACGGGCCTTCCCGACAGAAAGGCTTGCGCGTTGCGATCATCCGTGGAATGACGGAGCTGCAGCGGTTTGACCCTGGCATCTCCATTTACGAAATCCTGGGATAAATACAAATTAACATCGGCATGCGGATATAATTTCTCCACATCGTCTAAGAGGACGTTGAGAACGGAATGAACATCGTTCTGATCATGGAGACGCTTCGCCACTTGGAACAAAATATCTCTGCCCTGCGCTTCTTTATCACTGATTTGCTGCTGTTTCATGATTTGGCTTACAGCGCTCAAATCGAATTTGTAATAGAAGATCCCGGCCAGCGCTTGAGCGGCTGCCTGAAGCAGGGCATAGAGTGCTCGGCATTCGCTGCCGTCGAACACCAAGCCGAGCAGCGCAAGATTCGTTTGATCATTCCATCTTGTTTTAATCGGAACGCTTATCTCCTGTTTGCCGGGAAGATCGCCTTCATGCGTATATTCCGACAATACCGTGCCATCCGAGTTTAGAAGCATGATTCTATGACATAGCAGCGGGGACGAAATCTTCGCGGCCCCCAGGTACCATTCTTGAAAAGACGCCTTCAATAAGGCTTCCACCGCTTCGTCGGCCACCGGAAGCTCCTTATGCTTTAACCAATTGACGGGCTGCTGCGTTTCATGGGAGTTGCCAACGATTTGGCCGGCGAGGTTCGTCAAATCGGAGTCCGTTCTTTTCATCCTACGCAGCACCGCCTTTCTTCGCAGTTGTATTCTTTGTCGAAAGCCTGAATCTGTCACTCTACTATACTTGAAATCTAGATTTATTGCACTAACTCCAATAGAAATAAATAGGACTTTAGTATCATTTTATATCAAGAGAATTCGAGACCTCGATCTTATCGCTATTTCACTTGACATTACCCGTTGAATTTATATAATATTTATAGTTGAATACATGGGAGCGGTTTTGTGTCACCCTCAAGAGACTGTCGCTAACGGACTGCGGCTGAACATTCCGGTTAGGCTTTCGTTGCTTGGCAATGAAGCGGAGACAGCACTCGGCGAAACACCCATTTTCAAACATCCCATTTGAAGAAGGAGTTTTACGACACATGTCAAGATATACAGGTCCTAAGTTTAAATTGAGCCGTCGCCTCGGCATCTCCCTTAGCGGAACAGGCAAAGAATTGAAACGCGCTTTCCCTCCTGGTCAACACGGCCCGGGCCAACGCAAAAAAATGAGTGGTTACGGTATTCAATTGCAAGAAAAACAAAAGCTTCGTCATATGTACGGAATGAACGAAAAACAATTCCGCAACCTGTTTGATAAAGCATCGAAACAAAAAGGTATCGCCGGTGAAAACTTCATGGCCCTTCTTGAGAGCCGTCTGGACAACTTGGTATACCGTCTTGGTTTCGCTAACTCCCGTGCAGGCGCACGTCAACTGGTTTCGCACGGTCACGTTACTGTGAACGGCAAAAAAGTCGACATCGCTTCGTACACGGTTTCCATCGGTGATGTAATCGGCCTGCGCGAGCGCAGCCGTACACAAAAATCGATCAAAGAAGCTTTGGAAGGCCGCAACTTCCTTCCAAACTACCTGGAATTCAACGACGCATCGCTTGAAGGTAAGTTCCTTCGTCTTCCTGAGCGCGCTGAGCTTCCGCAAGAGATCGACGAAAAACAAATCGTCGAGTTCTACAGCCGTTAATAAGCAAGAGGTGCAAAGCATATGCTTTGCATCTCTTTTTGCGTTCTACTAGGATTGCGTATCAGTCAGCAGACGCTTCGTCATGTCAGCCGCCGATGCAGACGCTGCGGCAGCCGCTTCAGACGCGCCAATCGCTCCTTCAATTGCCGATGCAGCTGTTGATTTTGAAGTAAGTCCTCTTACGAAAGCGTTCAGGTCAATGCCGGAAACGCTCTTCAGCATCTCTGGAGCCGTCGCCATAAGCGACGTGACATAATTGCTGAGGCGTGCCGCCCCTTCGCCATGGCCGGTATCCACGACCGTCAGTTTATCTATTGCTCCAATCGGCGCTGCCACTTTGCCGGCAAGCTCGGGAAGCATCTTCACGATGATGTCGAGAACCGCCGCTTCGCCGAACAACTCGAACGCGCGGGCAAGCTTTTCTTTTGCCTCGGCCTCTGCAAGACCGCGCAGTCGGATGACATCGGCCTCCGCCGTTCCTTTGGCGCGTTCGGCATCCGCGATTGCCAAGCCGTCCAGCCGTTTCTGCTCTGCATTTGCTTTCGCTTCCGCTTCGATCTGGTACTGTGCGGCGTCGGCTTCACGCATCCGCTTTGCTTTATCCGCTTCCGCCGCCTGCTCGACCGCATAGCGGTCCGCATCCGCTTTCTTCTTTACTTCCGCGTCATACTGCTTCTCGCGTCGCAGAATTTCTCTGCCCTCGAGGTCGATCTCCCGCTCCTTGCGGACGAGTTCGACCTGCATCTGCTCTTCAACCACCCTTTGCTTCGCGCGGGCCTCCTGAATTGCGTACGCTTGGTCCGCTTCTGCTTTCGCCGAATCCTGTTCCTTCTTGAAGGAAGCGACCTTCAGTTCCTTATCCTTCGAAGCTTCAGCGAGGTTCGTATCCCGGAGCAGTTCGGCCTTCTGCCCTTCCTCTTCGGCTCTAGCCTTCTGAATCCGGGAATCCCGTACGGCTTCCGCCTCGGCAATGTCTGCGTCCCGCTTGACGGCTGCGATTCTCGGCTTGCCGAGCGCGTCGAGATATCCATGCTTGTCGCGCAGGTCCTTGATCGTGAACGACACGATCTGCAAGCCCATTTTCTTCAGATCCCGCGCCGCGACGCCCTGCACTTCCTGTGCGAATTTATCCCTGTTGCGGTACACTTCCTCCACGGTCATGGAACCTAATATAGCGCGCAGATGACCTTCTAGTACCTCTTGCGCTTCCATCTTCAGCGATTCCGTCGGTTTGCCGAGGAACTGCTCTGCAGCCGTTGCTACGTCTTCAACCGCACCGCCGATTTTAATGATGGCAACGCCATCGCAAATGACAGGAACACCTTGTTCCGTGTACACTTCGGGCGTTGAGACATCCAGCTTATGCGATAACAGCGACAGAAAGTCCGCTTTCTGAAATATCGGAAGTATGAAAGCACCTCCGCCTCGGACGATTTTGTTCTTGCGTCCGGAATCGTCGGACGTGATGTTCCGGCTTCCCAGGAACGAGCCCGTGACGATCATCGCTTTGTCCGGTCCCACCGTCCGATATCTAGCCCAGAAGGCCAAGCCAAGCACGACCAATACGCCGACAACCGCAGCAGGAATAACAAGATAATCTGGCATCATGTACACGTTCTCCTCTCGTTTTTACAATTCGAGCTCCAGCTTGGATACGAGGAGCGTATGTGCGTCGATTCGAACTACGACAACACGGGTGCCCAATGGAATCAAGACGCCATCAAAGCTTGCCGCAATGTGATAGGTGAGACCGGCTAAGACTTTAACGGATACTTCGCCGAAGCCTGCAGCAGGGATGGGGACAGTAACTTCGCCGATTGCGCCGTTCAACTCCTGCATAGAGTAACCCGTCGAATTCTCGCTTCTCTCCATCGGCCTAACATAGAGGATGTAGATGCCGGCCGCCGCCATGCAGCCGCACAGAATCGCAAGCAAGATAACGATTGCGTTCCCAAGCGAGGTATGATGTTCCAACAGCAGCCCTGCTCCGCCGAAGACGGTAATACCGCCTACGATTGCCATCGGCTGCAGGATGGGATGACCATCCAGTGACAGGAAATCCAGCATTCCATCCAGCGCCAAGCTGAGCCAATCCCCCAAAACAACACTTACGACCGCAAATAAAATTCCACCGATCAGACAGCCTAAAAATACGCCTTCCAGAACCCTCCCTCCTCTCCTGTATCAAATTCCAATAATTTGAAGCGCATCCGGTATTTATTACGCCGCTCCTGCACTAAAGTTTCGCTAGCGAAAATCGTAACTGAACCTGCCGTATCGACGATTCATTCCGAACGCAAATCATCTGCGATGACTTACGAGACAACACCTTATTTGGTGTAAGCTCATAAACGCGGTACCATGCGGCATAATCGGACGACCGGTTTCACCGCCAACAGAAAGAAGCCTGCCGGCGCAGCGGTGCGCACAGCAAGCTTCTCGGCGGCTATTGTTAACGGAGCACGATTCTCGCGAATTTACGTTTGCCGACTTGAATAATGTCGCCGTCCGCGGGTGCAATCTCGGCCGTCCAATCTTCTACCTTCTCTTCGTTGATGCGAACGGCCCCCTGCTCGACGCTGCGTTTCGCTTCGCTGCTGGATGCCTGAAGAGCGAGCGTCGTAAGAAGCCTCAGAATGCCGATTGACCCGCCGTCCAAATCCGCCGGAGACAGAACGACCTCCTGGATGTCGCCTGGCAGCGCACGCTTCTGGAACACGGTAATAAAATGCTGCTCTGCAGCCGCCGCGGCCTCTTCGCCGTGGTACATGCGAACGAACGTGCGGGCAAGCTCCATCTTCACATCGCGCGGATGCAGACTTCCGTCTTCGATTCCGGTCCGCAGCGCCAGCAGCTCGTCGTCACCGAGATCCGTCGCAAGCTCGTAGTATTTGAACATCAGCCCGTCTGGAATGGACATCGATTTGCCGTAAATTTGGTTCGCTTCTTCGTCGATGCCGATATAATTGCCGAGGCTCTTGCTCATTTTGCTGACGCCGTCCAAGCCTTCGATGAGCGGTGTCATGATTGCGGCTTGTGCGGATTTGCCGTACTCCTTCTGCAGCGTGCGGCCCATGAGCAGATTGAACTTCTGGTCTGTTCCGCCAAGCTCTACGTCGCTCTCCAGCGCTACGGAATCATAGCCCTGCATCAGCGGGTAGAAGAATTCATGGATGCTGATCGGCTGTCCCGTCTGATACCGCTTCGTAAAATCATCCCGCTCCAGCATACGCGCAACCGTGACTTTGGCAGAGAGTGCTACCACATCCGCGAAGTTGAGCGGGCTAAGCCATTCGGAATTGTAATAAACCGTCGTCTTCGCCGGATCGAGCAGTTTGTAAATTTGCTTCTTGTACGTCTCCGCATTGCGTTTCACGTCTTCCTCGGTCAGCTGTCTGCGCGTCTCCGATTTCCCTGTCGGATCGCCGATCCGGCCCGTAAAATCACCGATAATGAGCTGCACCTCATGTCCGAGCTGCTGGAATTGTCTCAGCTTATGAAGGACGACCGTATGTCCAACATGAATGTCCGGTGCCGAAGGATCAAGCCCCAGCTTTACTTTTAGCGGCTTGCCTGCAGCCACGGATTGAACAACCTTTGCTTTCAGTTCTTCTTCAGGCACGATTTCAACGACGCCGCGGCGGATGACTTCCATTTGGCGTTCAACTTCCCGCTGCTGCGCGGCACTTAACTGCTCCCATTTCACCATACTGGCACCACTCCTGTCCGGAAAATAAAAAAATCCCTCTCGTCCTCAAGGGACGAGAAGGATTTGCTCGCGGTACCACCCTCGTTAGAGCCGCCGGCGCTGCGCACGATGTACACAGCATGACCGCCAATACGGCTCTCACTTCATTAGATAACGGATATCATCCGGAAACAGACTACTTGCGTGCTTTCCCGTTACAGAGGAAGCGCGGTTCGTCCGATCAGCTCAAGGCGGTAATTCGAATTGCGGCACGTACCGGTTTGCACCACCACCGGCTCTCTGAAATCGCCCCTCCGCAGCTCTACTGAAGCCTGTCAATGCGTTCACATATTCACTTTTCTTGTTACCACTTATAACACAAGAGACGGTTTGTAGTCAACGGGCACAGGAACCAAGATTGGAGAATTAGGAGATTATGGAGATGGTTGGGTATATTCGTCGGTCACCTACTCCAAATTCTCTGGTGATTTATGCTATAATAACTCTGTTAATTCGGAGGAGGCTAATCATCGTATGGATCAAGACCGTCAACAGAAAACAAAAGGATACAGCAAATGGCGGACTTTTGGTATCGTGACGCTCGTAACGTTCAAATGGCTATTTATTTTCGGGATATTGATCGGATTGTTTGCCGGAGCAGCCGTTGCTGGCTACGTGGCATCCTTCGTCAAAGACGATCCTATTCGCCCGCGCACAGAGATCGAAGCCAAGATCAACGAGAATGCGATTACGGGCTTTGTCTACTTTAATGATGGACAAACGCCAGTCGGTCAGCTGCGGACCGAAGAAGACCGCCGATTGATCAAGCGGAACGACATTCCGCAACAGGTCGTCAATGCCGTTCTCGCGACGGAGGACAATAATTTCTATAAACATATCGGCGTCGATTTCAACGGTCTTGCGCGTGCCGTCAAGCAGAAGCTGCTGAACGAAGATACGCAAACCGGCGGAAGCACGCTTACCCAGCAGCTGGCCCGTCAAGTATTTCTCACGCTGGACAAGACGGACAGCCGTAAAGCTAAGGAAATCTTCCTCTCGCTGCGTCTCGAGCGCTTCATGACGAAGGACGAGATTCTGACAGCCTACCTTAATAAAGTACAGTTCGGGACAGGCAACAGCGGTTACAACCTGTATGGCATTAAAGCCGCAGCCAAAGGGATTTTCAACATTACGGATTTGAGCCAGCTCAATATTGCGCAATCCGCCTATCTGGCCGGCTTGCCTCAGCGCCCATCTGCGTATACCGCATTTACCAGCAAAGGCAAGTTTAATCCGTCCGGCTTCAAGCTGGCCGTCGACCGGCAGCATATCGTGCTTATGCGCATGCTGCAGACAGCCCGTATCAGCCCCGAGCAGTATAACGAAGCCATGAGCTTCGATATTAAGAATTCACTTGCAAAGCCAACCGAGAAGGCATACTCGACATTCCCCTTCCTCATGCTTGAATCAGAGCGGCAAGCGGCAGAAATTCTGCTCATGCAGAAGGATCCAAATCTAAGCCAAGAAGACGTAAGGAAGAAAGAGAATGCACCGCTGCTTGAAGATGCGCGCGAGCATCTGCTGCGGGGCGGCTATCATATTTACACGACCATTGATAAAAAGGTATACAATTCCATGCATAAAGTCGGCGCCGATCCTAACAACTTCGATTCGGACAGCAAAGAGAAAGGGATGGAGCAGACCGGAGCCATCATGTTGGATCATAAGACAGGCGCTATTCTAGGCATGCTGGAAGGCCGCGATTTCTATACGGAGCAGCTCAACCACGCCACGCAGATGACGCGTCAGCCCGGGTCCACGATGAAGCCGATCGCCGCGTATTTGCCGGCCATCGACAAAGGACTCATTCAACCGGCAAGCGTCATCGATGATTCGCCAATTGTCATGAAAGATGGTCAGAAGGGCTTCCATATTCCGATGAACGTTACGAAGAAGTTCTACGGTCTGGTAACAGCCCGCGACGCGCTCAATCGTTCTCTGAACATTCCGGCACTCAAAATCTTCAATCAGAAGGTCACGATTCCGGAAGCATGGAAATTCGCCCGCAAGCTCGGCATTACGTCCATCAAGCCGGAAGACGAATATGCGCAAACCGGCGTAATCGGGGGCCTCAGCATCGGCGTTTCCGTCGAAGAGCTCACGAACGCATACGGCGCAATTGCAAATAACGGCGTATTCAACGACGCCTATATGATCAGCAAAATTACCGATGCCGACGGAAATGTCGTCTACGAGCACGAAGCCAAGCCGCTTCGCGCGTTCTCGGAGCAAACCGCATTCCTGATGACGGATATGCTGCGCACCGTCATTTCGGATCCGCGTGGATCCGGTCACAGCATTATGTCGCTGTTCAAGAATTACGGCAAAGTTCCAGTCGTCGGCAAAACAGGTTCCACGCAAAGCTACGGCGATGTCTGGTTCATGGGCTTCTCGCCGGACATTACGCTTGGCGTATGGGTTGGTTACGAGAAACAGATTTACTCCCTCTCCAAGGAAGGAAGAAACCGCGCCCGGATCGTCTGGTCTCAAATCATGAACGAGGTTACAGCCGAGCGGCCGGAGTTATTCAAGACCAAACATTTTACGATGCCATCAGGTATCGTAAAATCAACCGTATCCAGTGTGAGCGGCAAGCTGCCAACAAGTCTTACCCGCAGCGAGGGCAAGCTGGTAACGGATTGGTTCAACCGTAAATTCCTGCCGAAGGATTCTGACGACGCACTGGTCAAAATGGCCGTCATTTCCTATAACGGCGTAAACTATATTCCGCAGCCGACAACGCCTTCAGATATGGTCAAGGAGCAGACCGTTGTTAAACGGGAGAAACCGCTGGATGAGCTTATGCAGGAAATCGAAGCCGCACAGGCCAAGCTTCCGCAAGACAGCCGCAAGC encodes:
- a CDS encoding flotillin family protein, giving the protein MPDYLVIPAAVVGVLVVLGLAFWARYRTVGPDKAMIVTGSFLGSRNITSDDSGRKNKIVRGGGAFILPIFQKADFLSLLSHKLDVSTPEVYTEQGVPVICDGVAIIKIGGAVEDVATAAEQFLGKPTESLKMEAQEVLEGHLRAILGSMTVEEVYRNRDKFAQEVQGVAARDLKKMGLQIVSFTIKDLRDKHGYLDALGKPRIAAVKRDADIAEAEAVRDSRIQKARAEEEGQKAELLRDTNLAEASKDKELKVASFKKEQDSAKAEADQAYAIQEARAKQRVVEEQMQVELVRKEREIDLEGREILRREKQYDAEVKKKADADRYAVEQAAEADKAKRMREADAAQYQIEAEAKANAEQKRLDGLAIADAERAKGTAEADVIRLRGLAEAEAKEKLARAFELFGEAAVLDIIVKMLPELAGKVAAPIGAIDKLTVVDTGHGEGAARLSNYVTSLMATAPEMLKSVSGIDLNAFVRGLTSKSTAASAIEGAIGASEAAAAASASAADMTKRLLTDTQS
- a CDS encoding protease, whose protein sequence is MEGVFLGCLIGGILFAVVSVVLGDWLSLALDGMLDFLSLDGHPILQPMAIVGGITVFGGAGLLLEHHTSLGNAIVILLAILCGCMAAAGIYILYVRPMERSENSTGYSMQELNGAIGEVTVPIPAAGFGEVSVKVLAGLTYHIAASFDGVLIPLGTRVVVVRIDAHTLLVSKLELEL
- the tyrS gene encoding tyrosine--tRNA ligase, with the protein product MKWEQLSAAQQREVERQMEVIRRGVVEIVPEEELKAKVVQSVAAGKPLKVKLGLDPSAPDIHVGHTVVLHKLRQFQQLGHEVQLIIGDFTGRIGDPTGKSETRRQLTEEDVKRNAETYKKQIYKLLDPAKTTVYYNSEWLSPLNFADVVALSAKVTVARMLERDDFTKRYQTGQPISIHEFFYPLMQGYDSVALESDVELGGTDQKFNLLMGRTLQKEYGKSAQAAIMTPLIEGLDGVSKMSKSLGNYIGIDEEANQIYGKSMSIPDGLMFKYYELATDLGDDELLALRTGIEDGSLHPRDVKMELARTFVRMYHGEEAAAAAEQHFITVFQKRALPGDIQEVVLSPADLDGGSIGILRLLTTLALQASSSEAKRSVEQGAVRINEEKVEDWTAEIAPADGDIIQVGKRKFARIVLR
- a CDS encoding transglycosylase domain-containing protein, encoding MDQDRQQKTKGYSKWRTFGIVTLVTFKWLFIFGILIGLFAGAAVAGYVASFVKDDPIRPRTEIEAKINENAITGFVYFNDGQTPVGQLRTEEDRRLIKRNDIPQQVVNAVLATEDNNFYKHIGVDFNGLARAVKQKLLNEDTQTGGSTLTQQLARQVFLTLDKTDSRKAKEIFLSLRLERFMTKDEILTAYLNKVQFGTGNSGYNLYGIKAAAKGIFNITDLSQLNIAQSAYLAGLPQRPSAYTAFTSKGKFNPSGFKLAVDRQHIVLMRMLQTARISPEQYNEAMSFDIKNSLAKPTEKAYSTFPFLMLESERQAAEILLMQKDPNLSQEDVRKKENAPLLEDAREHLLRGGYHIYTTIDKKVYNSMHKVGADPNNFDSDSKEKGMEQTGAIMLDHKTGAILGMLEGRDFYTEQLNHATQMTRQPGSTMKPIAAYLPAIDKGLIQPASVIDDSPIVMKDGQKGFHIPMNVTKKFYGLVTARDALNRSLNIPALKIFNQKVTIPEAWKFARKLGITSIKPEDEYAQTGVIGGLSIGVSVEELTNAYGAIANNGVFNDAYMISKITDADGNVVYEHEAKPLRAFSEQTAFLMTDMLRTVISDPRGSGHSIMSLFKNYGKVPVVGKTGSTQSYGDVWFMGFSPDITLGVWVGYEKQIYSLSKEGRNRARIVWSQIMNEVTAERPELFKTKHFTMPSGIVKSTVSSVSGKLPTSLTRSEGKLVTDWFNRKFLPKDSDDALVKMAVISYNGVNYIPQPTTPSDMVKEQTVVKREKPLDELMQEIEAAQAKLPQDSRKPMSVYLPEDADRDAPSIVDPRVDDGSAPSAPANVRIEAVSSASAYRISFSAAPQKDVVGYRLYRAVNDGPFTNAGSPVMTGQETKFINYAGAGIYSYYVTAVDVAGKESAPSIIVSSSGSYTQQLPDTKPGKGSDADDITTLPDTGAPQGTDTGLAAPSAPMNISVSGTEIGIKLTWSDNATSEQVTQYNVYYSTTSNGKFKKIGSTNEARFEYVSPLTSGYFQVTAVNDTGESAASEPVSIQ